In a genomic window of Salvelinus sp. IW2-2015 unplaced genomic scaffold, ASM291031v2 Un_scaffold3499, whole genome shotgun sequence:
- the LOC112075982 gene encoding interferon a3 isoform X1 — protein MYTMQSWTCICLIICSMQSVCHCCDWIRHHYGHLSXEYLSLLDQMGGDITKQDAPVFFPTSLYRHIDDAEFEDKVRFLKETIYQITKLFDGNMKSVTWDKKNLDDFLNILERQLENLNSCVSPAMKPERRLKRYFKKLNKKVLRKMNYSAQAWELIRKETKRHLQRLDILVAQMY, from the exons ATGTATACAATGCAGAGTTGGACGTGTATTTGTCTTATTATTTGCAGTATGCAGAGCGTGTGTCATTGCTGTGACTGGATACGACACCACTACGGCCACTTGAGCRCAGAATACCTTTCCCTGCTGGACCAGATG GGAGGAGATATCACAAAGCAGGATGCCCCAGTCTTTTTCCCAACATCACTTTACAGACACATAGATGATGCCGAG TTTGAGGACAAAGTCAGATTCCTGAAAGAGACCATCTATCAAATCACAAAACTGTTTGATGGAAATATGAAATCTGTCACCTGGGACAAGAAAAACCTGGACGATTTCCTCAACATTCTAGAACGCCAATTGGAGAACCTTAATTCCTGT GTATCACCTGCCATGAAACCTGAGAGGAGACTAAAACGGTACTTCAAGAAGTTGAATAAGAAGGTTCTGAGAAAAATG AACTACAGTGCACAGGCGTGGGAGCTCATCAGGAAAGAGACTAAACGTCATCTGCAAAGATTGGATATCCTTGTTGCACAGATGTACTGA
- the LOC112075982 gene encoding interferon a3 isoform X2, giving the protein MQSVCHCCDWIRHHYGHLSXEYLSLLDQMGGDITKQDAPVFFPTSLYRHIDDAEFEDKVRFLKETIYQITKLFDGNMKSVTWDKKNLDDFLNILERQLENLNSCVSPAMKPERRLKRYFKKLNKKVLRKMNYSAQAWELIRKETKRHLQRLDILVAQMY; this is encoded by the exons ATGCAGAGCGTGTGTCATTGCTGTGACTGGATACGACACCACTACGGCCACTTGAGCRCAGAATACCTTTCCCTGCTGGACCAGATG GGAGGAGATATCACAAAGCAGGATGCCCCAGTCTTTTTCCCAACATCACTTTACAGACACATAGATGATGCCGAG TTTGAGGACAAAGTCAGATTCCTGAAAGAGACCATCTATCAAATCACAAAACTGTTTGATGGAAATATGAAATCTGTCACCTGGGACAAGAAAAACCTGGACGATTTCCTCAACATTCTAGAACGCCAATTGGAGAACCTTAATTCCTGT GTATCACCTGCCATGAAACCTGAGAGGAGACTAAAACGGTACTTCAAGAAGTTGAATAAGAAGGTTCTGAGAAAAATG AACTACAGTGCACAGGCGTGGGAGCTCATCAGGAAAGAGACTAAACGTCATCTGCAAAGATTGGATATCCTTGTTGCACAGATGTACTGA
- the LOC112075987 gene encoding interferon a3-like — protein MGSISFWMCLVMTICTWNKTIGCTWMKTLPRSPSMFQVFSNNTITMLQKMGHEVSREHQITFPDKQYRQVNHFKADEQMAFISHILNAIKKLYSSGKYESTAWDQKEVDKFMNNLYRQTSELDQCVKAMKTRQSKSVKRVNKKMSLHFKSLKXYLKHEDYSASGWEDXRTVVLAHLQRLDTTLSSQ, from the exons ATGGGTTCAATCAGCTTTTGGATGTGCTTGGTCATGACGATTTGCACCTGGAATAAAACCATCGGATGCACGTGGATGAAGACACTTCCTCGGTCTCCGAGCATGTTCCAAGTGTTCAGCAACAACACCATAACGATGCTTCAGAAAATG GGTCATGAAGTCTCTCGAGAACATCAGATCACTTTCCCTGACAAACAATACAGACAAGTCAATCATTTCAAG GCTGACGAACAGATGGCCTTCATTTCGCATATTCTGAACGCTATAAAGAAATTGTACAGCAGTGGTAAATATGAGTCCACCGCCTGGGACCAGAAAGAAGTTGACAAGTTTATGAATAACCTCTACCGCCAGACCTCGGAGCTGGACCAATGC GTAAAGGCTATGAAAACTAGACAATCAAAATCTGTCAAAAGAGTGAACAAAAAGATGAGCCTTCACTTCAAGTCCCTGAAGAWTTACTTGAAACACGAG GATTACAGCGCAAGCGGCTGGGAAGACRTAAGGACAGTGGTGCTGGCACACCTACAAAGACTAGACACAACATTAAGTAGCCAATGA